DNA from Ictalurus punctatus breed USDA103 chromosome 20, Coco_2.0, whole genome shotgun sequence:
agcaattgcaaacacaacaggtttattaaaaaatatctttattaaatataggtgtgcaacagttattggcacccttttagtcaatgctttgtgctacctccctttgccaagataataCCTCTAGCTAACAGAGTCttttcctataatgcctgattaggttggagaatacatggcaaggaatCTGAGACGGTTCCTCCATaaagaatctctccagatcctgcaaatttcgaggtccatgctggtggactctcctcttcagttcactccacaggttttctatggttttcaagtcaggggactgggatgaacatggcaggaccttgattttgtggtcagtaaaccgtttttgtgttgcttttgatgtatgttttggatcattgtcctgctagaaggtccaaccatggcccattttaagctttctggcagaggaagttaggttttcatttaatatctgttgagttcattatgccatgtatcctagcataatgtccaggtcctctggcagaaaaagagCCACcgccatatttaaccgtgggcatgaggtacttttccatcttgattcctctctgtgtgcacaaaaccacctctgggctttattgccaaaaagctctattttggtttcatttgaccatagaacctgaacccatctgaagttccagtagtgtctggcaaactgaagatgcttgagtttgtttttggaggagagtagaggcttatttcttgaaacccttccaaacaacttatggtgatgtaggtgaattcagattgtagtttGAAGCCTTTCTGACCCCAATATGGAACTACCTTCTGCAGTtatccagctgtgatccttggagatgttttggccactcgaaccatcctctgcacagtgcgttgagacaatatagacacgcaTCCTATTCcaagttgattcataacatttccagttgactggaacttcttaattattaacctgatggtggaaacgggcATTTTCAATTCTTCTGCTATTTTCTTAGacatttcccattttgtgaagctcaacaaccttttactgcacatcacagctatattccttggtctaacccattcGTATGagtgactaagggaatttggcctatgtgttacctcatatttataccaccatgaaacaggaagtcatggttgaaaaatttcctgttcctagtcaccccgagtgttttttttttattttatttttttattttttttatttaaaacaattaaatatcaatggaaatatacttcaaatatctttctcatatgaattcataggggtgccaataattttgcacacctatatttaactttttttttttaataaacatgtttCGTTTGCAAccgtttgatatccatgagagcagaatattttttattttttattatttattttttttaaacaaaagatcaaaaggttaaatgatAAAGACCAATTTTCGCAGCCTTGTTTGCTCATAtgtaccaagggtgccaatattagtagagggcactgcATTCAGATTGCAAATACATAGATGGGCATTCTATCTGTTTATATCAAACCAATCAGTCTTATCCCTGCTAACTTAGACCAACATGAATTCCATGCTGGTTTATGTGCGTTGGATTTAGCTGGGGGGTAAAAAACCCTTGCTTGACTTCATGGTGCAGCTAGCATCATTCTATACTTGCGAATATCTTGAATGTAGTATTTAAATAGCATCTAAATAATGAACTGATTTCTTTTCTGATTCTCACTTCATTCATTCCCAGTGCCCACATTTGCAACTCTTCCACAGACCAACGTAATCACGTTTTCTCTGACTAGAAGACAATCAGCTCAGATCAAAAACCATCAGTAAGTTACGTCCTTCCTCAAATGAGGAAACTGATTTTTACcactttttattaaaagaacatCCTGAATTGAGGGATGTACATGTATTTGGTAGAAGGTGAATTTCGCAGGAATGATTCTGCTGTTGTTCCAAGTTAAATATGAAGATTGTTGTTGGGTTAAATATGACTATTCTAATTGTTTCTCATGGCCCTTCACTGCTCAAAAGGACCAAAGCTGGAATGATGTCCATTCAAGTGGTGCTCAGGTGAGTTTGCACTCTGGAGGTTCAATCTTCTAATCTTATGAATCAGACTGTACCTGCTGGTGAGTAGTGTGATTATAGCAGCAATAACAAGTACCTGTTCTTGGCCTTTTATTTCACATCAAGGTTGCTtacttattaaaaatgaataatccAAAATGATGTCTATTTAAACCCCATATTAATCAcaagggtgtgtttgtgtgtgagatagcATGTTATGTGCATTTCAGAATTTGCTACACAGAGAGTATTGGTGTCGAAGATGATCAGTATCCACCAAATATTACTGTTGTGGTTAATGGCCATCCCTGTCCTGTACAGGTAACTCTTGATGACCTGCATATTAGTGAtgcatttaaatgcattaaaacttAAAGAAATTGCTTgaatttgtttctttctttttttttgcccatgGCGCATATATTAATTAAGGGCCCAACCACAGACACAGTGCCATGCTCAAATGAGGGCACCATTTGGGACAGGGAATATAGGCAAAttcatataataaaaacatgactGGTAATGCCCAATAGGCTTTCTGCATTTTACCTTATGAATTTCCTGTGCTTGGACGCCAGTGATGGGGTAGCCGTATTTTTATCTAGCTTTTTATGGTTTTGTATAAAACATTACCAGaaaatttctaaataaaaaagacaaggAATTGTTTAGTAATAAAACAATTCCTTTCATAATAAACACCATGTGTATACGTAATATTATTTCTTACAATCAGGCTCACTACTCTTCCAGTGAAAAAGGATTGGAGCCTTCTCAACCTTGTCGTCCAATCAATCTCACACCATTTGTGAAACAGACCACTATGAATCGTGTTGTTGTCTTCTGGGATAACTTTGGCAAGGTACACTGGTTCTTCTGATCATGTTAGTCTTGTCATTGttcaaaaaatacaaaaattgaAAGATATGACTCATAATCTCtcttctttctgtgtgtgtttatgtacatgtgtgttttaGTTTTATTCTATGGCTATATATCTGGTGAAGGGGTTCTCTTCAGCAGATTTGTTGACACAGCTCCAGACAAATGGAGTGGAGAGTGTAGAATGCTGCAGACAAAAAGGTGAGTGGCCTGAATTCATATCGGATTGAATTTTACAATTAATTTTCCCTCACAATGCTGTTGATGCTCAATTCTCTGTAACATCAGCTCTGACtatagttccagctgcaaggttttCATTAATgggctcattctaatacattatcatttctatagtaacagcttacacagggacATATATGGCAgacataaatggattaaaaatcaTGTCACTGCTGATTTGGTTTTCGAGACCGTCTACAGGGTCAGTGCTttttaacagtcagaggtaaagctttaCCTTTTAGTTTTCTAACATGTgattcttcaggacagaaggcTTTGTGGTGTCCCTGCAACttttaacatatttttaaaaagagacgCTGGTGAGacaatgactgtttatagctgctgtaacatgcACTAATCAGCCATAAACTTAATCCACTGACGGTGAAGTGAatattgattatcttgttataGTGGCActtgtcaaggggtgggatatattaggcagcaagtgaacattTCTAGAACAATTCAAGTCATTTCCAgtgaaccagcaacagggtcatgggtgcatgaggctcattgatgcatgcTGGGAGTGatggctagcccatctggtctgatcctacagaagagctactgtagcacggcttgctgaaaaagttcatgttggctatgatagaaaggagtccgaacacacagtgcatcacagatTGTTGCatatgctgacccctgtccaccgtcACAATGCGCACGTgatcatcagaactggaccatggagcaatggaagaaggtggcctggtctgatgaatcatgttttcttttccatcatgtggacggccgggtgcaTGTGCTTCGCGTACCTGGGCttaacatgacaaagagttcaagatgttgacttggcctccaaattccccagatctcaatctgatcgagcatctgtagtccgatccatggaggtccCATCTCACAACAGCAGGACtacaggatctgctgctaacgtcttggtgccagataccacagcacaccttaaGAGGTCttatggagtccatgccttgatggatcagagctgttttgacttcacaagggggacctacacaatattaggcaggtggttttaatgttctggctgattGGTGCGAGTGATGATGAGGAACTTGTTTCTTGGACGTTCTGCAAcattaaacacaattaaaaatgaataacaaGCATGAtggtttttctttcattaataagttgtaattgttgacaaatttcaggaggaataaaacacttaaggaCACGCTGCTATTGGAAGATAATCAATTTTGCTTTGTATTGGGCCATATCACACCACTCTGTTGTTGATCAATTTAGTGTAACATGACCTCCTGTTCCTCCCATCGTACTTTGTCAAtggtccttttttttattattatttatttattttatctttttttggTCCCAATTTCTTCCCAAATTGTGCTTTTACTCTGGTTCACAGTTTGCGAGAAGCTGCGCAGTAATCCTGAGAATGAGATCGCCACCACAGGGCTGCAAGTGTCCCTTACCTGTCCTGTAAGTGTTCAAAATGGAAACCGAAGTTGCAGCTAAGTAACATGaatatctgtaaaaaaaaaaataataataaataaataaaaataatattaataaatttagCTTTCTTGAGATATTGTTTTAGTATTCTTTTCAAAAGATTTCACTTGTACTGTAGGTGGCTTCTAGCTATTTCCAATCTGTAGCGAATGAGCAATTAGCATAAGCACAAATGTGAAGTAAGTCTAATTAAACATGTATGCCAAACATTGGAATGGTTTTATGAATTAATCTCTAAATATGTATCATTTATACATTCAGAAAACCACTGAGTTATCACTGTAGCAACAGGAAATGGCACAAAACCTTCAGGAAAGACTAAATATCTGGATTTGCTTATTACTGTATTGCTTTGAGTATGGAGAGTTGAATAGTTTTGGTTTCTCTTGCATCTGTCTCATGAGACTTTGAGGTGCAACACTTgtagaattgaattgaagttaTATAGCTGTGTTTTTAGCTTTTACTAAAATGATAGAATTTAAAATCTGCTCTTAGACTTAGAAGTGAGAAGAGAAGGGGCGTTTCAAGTCAACATGTTATGTACTTTTCTCAGTGCAGCGAAATCAATCAAATCATCTCCATTTCACTACAGCACATAGCTACCCTACAATTTGATCAAAGCACtacattcagtgtgtgtgaggaaatccCACTTAGCTATGAAGGTTTTGCCAATTTTTTTAGCAACatcttgttttgctttttttttagacCACTACATATGTTTTTTAGTGATGTATTGATATTGACTGAAACGTAAGAAAATTGGAAACCGATCTGAGATTTTaagcatgtctgtctgtcttaacAGCTGGCAAAAATGCGCATGTCTACCCCCTGTCGAGCGCAGACATGTGCCCACCTGCAGTGTTTCGATGCAGCCTTCTACCTGCAGATGAACGAGAGGAAGCCTACATGGACTTGTCCTGTCTGCCATAAGCCTGCCCTCTTTGACACTCTACAGATCGATGGGTAATGTCCTCCCcacagacactttttttttttttttgtgacagtcCATTCAGGTGAGCACTCCAGAGGCATTTGTCATGGCTGACAACACCAGCTATTTAAAGGGGAAAAACAGACATTTTAGCCAATTCAAGGTGCCTTTTGCTTCATACATCTGAGGTaaggagtgtgtagtgtatcaCTATCTGTCTCCCATTGTTAGACATTTTAAAGGTCCAGTTTCTATGGGGGGGGGCAGGGGGCTGAGATGTTGAACAGATGGTgctccctaacacacacacacacacacacacacacaccaaccaa
Protein-coding regions in this window:
- the pias4b gene encoding E3 SUMO-protein ligase PIAS4b isoform X2, with product MVESLRVTELRSLLSVMGKDKRGLKKDLVQRAIELLHNNFHPELFSAIQELYDHRHYTVKANSRRSQVITMQTAVEVATDHPKEFCGPVPKPEVHMIKLPFYQILETIVAPVSLVPTFATLPQTNVITFSLTRRQSAQIKNHQTKAGMMSIQVVLRICYTESIGVEDDQYPPNITVVVNGHPCPVQAHYSSSEKGLEPSQPCRPINLTPFVKQTTMNRVVVFWDNFGKFYSMAIYLVKGFSSADLLTQLQTNGVESVECCRQKVCEKLRSNPENEIATTGLQVSLTCPLAKMRMSTPCRAQTCAHLQCFDAAFYLQMNERKPTWTCPVCHKPALFDTLQIDGLLSSILQCADKDLKEIEYLSNGSWRAVGKEKERSKATDLSSLSHKNSVVRDVVDLTRCSSDSEDGGEARQTEEIVLTHVKNESVLLQRQHSCEDMSDAWQIMYFCSS